In one window of Leguminivora glycinivorella isolate SPB_JAAS2020 chromosome 10, LegGlyc_1.1, whole genome shotgun sequence DNA:
- the LOC125230590 gene encoding rho guanine nucleotide exchange factor 10 isoform X4, translating to MKCMFVTPDESPFVLDEHRSAGGSWEEPVSAVRNAPLRRSQRLNSTLDSRSSGQLRNTLSRARELCERWRSGGATPASPAPPPEDEGGGRLARWFSVRRGSTHQYDMHTHESDKMPKLPELEEDLFSCGGEVRGGRVAPPSLAPPPDALTAVQLRRRHVVAAIIHSENSYVATLQRLVNDYKKPLEESSPAILNASKIQTLFHRLPDILQCHLHFRTALADCARTWDRDEKIGEVFLNAFSKAVVLDVYSDFINNFSVAMELAKMESKRKSALADFFKVKQISAHDRLSFFGLMVKPVQRFPQFIMFLQDLLKHTPPGHADRVALQRALTRLEALADALNERKREAERTQAFRAALRRLTRGGVTGAGGAGGAARFGAARLLASRADKRHLLRQDDLTQLEFNQSGALSKCKPRRLLLLNDLVVCVSVCNSGDDAERLGLKWAHPVQDVDVLDTGTSPTLSRVLAQGMNRSGSLRSNSSSTLSSTGDSLCNEMSTLMHDYETVSRMADLAASLKTPYHELAPEMFRALLQNIQQSIQKKDDEMAWVDSCCLQLTIRGREEPVTFRAQEPGARLAWATELRLAQLAQASANSPAWRLPAPQHPPAHKMPLFVAATPVHSSKYLTEVRCGCFYTSSSSTRGASMRRARSLLWICAAGSAPDSHVAVLTHRAAKLKTLVTLQLLDTKVTSMEYAKGIRQVTTLCGDTVWLGTDDKKIIVFSGVEPEKQEKLAEVNTIAPVTQIKYHCDAMFVGLANGRVSVYRRNHDDSWALQEPLAIELGDKPVHCVLPLDGIIYASCGRRVFAINALTAEILRILELKGDSDRSVRYLAHSGVGLWTACTDSTYVSLYHAETFEHLQNIDIAADVAKTIGAREGSKPAYVSALLAVQGLLWVGTTAGVSVTVPLPKLEGLPLIGGHIGVSYHAHAGPVSFLLPLLPETKEVDVNVVRRNLSNARAYQSALADNNILHEYKEETSKEDGEKPKLERRISEELSPYRPQRVQSAVVRRKKPGDVRLSKTLPKCANLNACDVYGLYGDLMFVKDCAGESDVSGSGGEALRRSDPELAAIPFRVSTLDRRLRMRAGRPRSLDLSSWSVDSRASSLCTSSGSEESMALRGVSRTSSGASGAAGLAPVAVSTPDSSASERSASAAAPERANNKTAARSLRGADYVVGESSARRSVVTVVGGRGYVDWRQTAEAAERPTPAAEPNPKDAHLILWEMRL from the exons GAGCAGCGGTCAGCTCCGCAACACCCTCAGCCGGGCCCGCGAGCTATGCGAGCGCTGGCGCAGCGGCGGAGCGACTCCCGCGTCACCCGCACCCCCGCCGGAGGACGAGGGCGGGGGGCGCCTGGCCCGTTGGTTCAGCGTCAGGAGGGGCTCCACACACCAGTATGACATGCACACACATGAGAGCGACAAGATGCCCAAGCTGCCAGAG CTCGAAGAAGACCTCTTCTCATGCGGCGGCGAGGTGCGCGGCGGCCGCGTGGCGCCACCGTCGCTCGCGCCGCCGCCGGACGCGCTGACGGCCGTGCAGCTTCGGCGGCGACACGTCGTCGCCGCCATCATACACAGCGAGAACTCGTACGTCGCGACGCTGCAGCGGCTCGTCAAC GACTACAAGAAGCCTCTAGAAGAAAGTAGCCCTGCAATCCTAAACGCGTCAAAAATCCAGACGCTGTTCCACCGACTGCCCGACATACTTCAGTGCCACTTGCACTTCCGCACAGCACTCGCGGACTGCGCGCGGACGTGGGACCGCGATGAAAAAATAG GCGAGGTCTTCCTAAACGCGTTTTCCAAAGCCGTGGTGCTGGACGTGTACTCCGACTTCATAAACAACTTCTCCGTAGCCATGGAGCTAGCCAAGATGGAGTCAAAGCGCAAGAGCGCGCTGGCGGACTTCTTCAAGGTCAAGCAGATCAGCGCGCACGACCGGCTCTCGTTCTTCGGGCTCATGGTTAAGCCGGTGCAGCGGTTCCCGCAGTTTATCATGTTCCTACAG GATTTACTAAAACATACGCCTCCAGGACACGCCGACCGCGTTGCCCTACAGAGGGCTTTGACGAGACTAGAAGCTCTAGCTGACGCTTTAAATGAAAGAAAGCGGGAAGCGGAAAGGACCcag GCATTCCGCGCAGCGTTACGACGGTTAACGCGCGGCGGCGTGACGGGTGCGGGTGGAGCGGGTGGCGCGGCGCGCTTCGGAGCCGCGAGGCTGCTAGCTTCGCGTGCTGACAAGCGACATCTCCTGCGGCAGGACGATTTGACGCAATTG GAATTCAACCAATCAGGCGCCCTATCAAAGTGCAAGCCGCGTCGCCTTCTCCTGCTAAACGATTTAGTCGTGTGCGTGTCAGTCTGCAACAGCGGGGACGACGCGGAACGCCTTGGGCTCAAGTGGGCGCACCCCGTGCAGGATGTCGACGTGCTCGACACGGGGACCTCGCCTACGCTCAGCCGGGTGCTGGCCCAAG GCATGAACCGAAGCGGCAGTCTCCGTTCCAACTCGAGCAGTACCCTGTCGTCTACAGGCGACTCTCTCTGCAACGAGATGTCGACGTTGATGCACGACTATGAAACCGTGTCGCGTATGGCAGATCTCGCCGCTTCTCTTAAGACGCCATACCACGAGCTAGCGCCTGAGATGTTTAGGGCATTGTTACAGAATATACAACAGAGTATACAG AAAAAAGACGACGAGATGGCGTGGGTAGACTCATGCTGTTTACAACTCACTATCCGAGGCCGCGAAGAACCTGTCACGTTCCGCGCACAAGAGCCCGGCGCGCGTCTCGCCTGGGCGACTGAACTACGTTTAGCACAGCTAGCGCAGGCTTCAGCGAATTCCCCTGCTTGGCGGTTACCTGCACCTCAGCATCCACCGGCGCATAAGATGCCGCTGTTTGTGGCTGCTACACCGGTGCACTCTTCCAAGTATCTCACAGAG GTCCGCTGCGGCTGCTTctacacatcatcatcatcaacccgcggcgcatcCATGCGACGGGCTCGTTCACTCCTGTGGATCTGCGCGGCCGGCTCCGCGCCCGACAGCCACGTGGCCGTGCTCACGCACCGCGCCGCCAAGCTCAAGACGCTCGTCACGCTGCAGCTGCTCGACACCAAG GTGACCTCAATGGAATACGCCAAAGGGATCCGTCAAGTGACCACGCTGTGCGGCGACACAGTGTGGCTCGGCACTGACGACAAGAAGATCATCGTCTTCTCCGGCGTCGAGCCCGAGAAACAGGAGAAGCTCGCCGAAGTCAACACCATCGCGCCCGTCACGCAGATCAAGTACCACTGCGACGCGATGTTCGTGGGACTCGCCAACGGGCGGGTGTCCGTCTACCGGAGGAACCACGACGACTCGTGGGCCCTTCAGGAACCGCTAGCTATCGAGCTGGGCGACAAGCCTGTGCACTGCGTGCTGCCGCTAGATGGAATCATTTACGCTTCTTGCGGAAGAAGAGTCTTCGCTATAAACGCCCTAACTGCTGAAATACTACGTATTTTAGAACTTAAAGGTGACAGCGACCGATCTGTAAGGTACTTAGCGCATTCAGGCGTCGGACTATGGACCGCATGCACGGATTCCACGTACGTGAGTCTGTACCACGCCGAAACGTTTGAGCATCTACAGAATATTGACATCGCTGCCGATGTAGCTAAGACGATCGGAGCCAGAGAGGGAAGCAAACCCGCTTACGTTTCCGCTTTGCTCGCTGTTCAAGGACTTTTGTGGGTCGGTACGACCGCAGGAGTTAGCGTCACCGTGCCTCTACCGAAGCTTGAAGGTTTGCCGCTTATCGGCGGACATATCGGAGTGTCGTACCACGCACACGCCGGTCCCGTCAGTTTCCTGCTTCCGCTACTGCCGGAGACGAAAGAAGTGGACGTAAACGTCGTCCGACGGAATCTGTCCAACGCCCGCGCCTACCAGTCCGCCCTCGCCGACAACAACATCCTCCACGAGTACAAAGAGGAGACATCGAAGGAGGACGGCGAAAAACCCAAGCTCGAGAGGCGGATATCGGAGGAGCTGAGTCCGTACAGGCCTCAGCGCGTGCAATCCGCCGTCGTACGTCGCAAGAAGCCCGGCGACGTCCGCCTCAGCAAAACTCTTCCCAAGTGTGCTAATCTGAACGCCTGCGACGTTTACGGTCTATACGGCGATCTCATGTTCGTGAAAGACTGCGCCGGCGAGAGCGACGTCAGCGGGTCCGGCGGCGAGGCGCTCCGGCGGAGCGACCCCGAGCTGGCCGCCATCCCGTTCCGCGTCAGCACCCTCGACCGGCGGCTGCGCATGCGCGCCGGCCGCCCGAGGAGTCTCGACCTGTCCAGCTGGTCCGTGGACTCCCGTGCCTCGAGCCTCTGCACGTCGTCCGGCAGCGAGGAGTCCATGGCGCTGCGCGGCGTGTCGCGGACCAGCTCCGGCGCGTCCGGCGCGGCCGGCCTGGCGCCCGTGGCCGTGTCCACGCCGGACTCCAGCGCCTCCGAGAGGTCCGCGAGCGCGGCCGCACCCGAACGCGCCAACAACAAAACGGCGGCCCGAAGCCTACGCGGTGCCGACTACGTGGTCGGAGAGAGCTCGGCGCGGCGCTCGGTGGTCACGGTGGTGGGCGGGCGAGGGTACGTGGACTGGCGACAGACGGCCGAGGCGGCGGAGCGGCCGACGCCGGCCGCCGAGCCCAACCCCAAGGACGCGCATCTCATCCTGTGGGAGATGCGCTTGTGA
- the LOC125230590 gene encoding rho guanine nucleotide exchange factor 10 isoform X6 has protein sequence MCGCTVPQRRSMYTILEEDLFSCGGEVRGGRVAPPSLAPPPDALTAVQLRRRHVVAAIIHSENSYVATLQRLVNDYKKPLEESSPAILNASKIQTLFHRLPDILQCHLHFRTALADCARTWDRDEKIGEVFLNAFSKAVVLDVYSDFINNFSVAMELAKMESKRKSALADFFKVKQISAHDRLSFFGLMVKPVQRFPQFIMFLQDLLKHTPPGHADRVALQRALTRLEALADALNERKREAERTQAFRAALRRLTRGGVTGAGGAGGAARFGAARLLASRADKRHLLRQDDLTQLEFNQSGALSKCKPRRLLLLNDLVVCVSVCNSGDDAERLGLKWAHPVQDVDVLDTGTSPTLSRVLAQGMNRSGSLRSNSSSTLSSTGDSLCNEMSTLMHDYETVSRMADLAASLKTPYHELAPEMFRALLQNIQQSIQKKDDEMAWVDSCCLQLTIRGREEPVTFRAQEPGARLAWATELRLAQLAQASANSPAWRLPAPQHPPAHKMPLFVAATPVHSSKYLTEVRCGCFYTSSSSTRGASMRRARSLLWICAAGSAPDSHVAVLTHRAAKLKTLVTLQLLDTKVTSMEYAKGIRQVTTLCGDTVWLGTDDKKIIVFSGVEPEKQEKLAEVNTIAPVTQIKYHCDAMFVGLANGRVSVYRRNHDDSWALQEPLAIELGDKPVHCVLPLDGIIYASCGRRVFAINALTAEILRILELKGDSDRSVRYLAHSGVGLWTACTDSTYVSLYHAETFEHLQNIDIAADVAKTIGAREGSKPAYVSALLAVQGLLWVGTTAGVSVTVPLPKLEGLPLIGGHIGVSYHAHAGPVSFLLPLLPETKEVDVNVVRRNLSNARAYQSALADNNILHEYKEETSKEDGEKPKLERRISEELSPYRPQRVQSAVVRRKKPGDVRLSKTLPKCANLNACDVYGLYGDLMFVKDCAGESDVSGSGGEALRRSDPELAAIPFRVSTLDRRLRMRAGRPRSLDLSSWSVDSRASSLCTSSGSEESMALRGVSRTSSGASGAAGLAPVAVSTPDSSASERSASAAAPERANNKTAARSLRGADYVVGESSARRSVVTVVGGRGYVDWRQTAEAAERPTPAAEPNPKDAHLILWEMRL, from the exons ATGTGCGGGTGTACAGTGCCTCAGCGGAGATCCATGTATACGATT CTCGAAGAAGACCTCTTCTCATGCGGCGGCGAGGTGCGCGGCGGCCGCGTGGCGCCACCGTCGCTCGCGCCGCCGCCGGACGCGCTGACGGCCGTGCAGCTTCGGCGGCGACACGTCGTCGCCGCCATCATACACAGCGAGAACTCGTACGTCGCGACGCTGCAGCGGCTCGTCAAC GACTACAAGAAGCCTCTAGAAGAAAGTAGCCCTGCAATCCTAAACGCGTCAAAAATCCAGACGCTGTTCCACCGACTGCCCGACATACTTCAGTGCCACTTGCACTTCCGCACAGCACTCGCGGACTGCGCGCGGACGTGGGACCGCGATGAAAAAATAG GCGAGGTCTTCCTAAACGCGTTTTCCAAAGCCGTGGTGCTGGACGTGTACTCCGACTTCATAAACAACTTCTCCGTAGCCATGGAGCTAGCCAAGATGGAGTCAAAGCGCAAGAGCGCGCTGGCGGACTTCTTCAAGGTCAAGCAGATCAGCGCGCACGACCGGCTCTCGTTCTTCGGGCTCATGGTTAAGCCGGTGCAGCGGTTCCCGCAGTTTATCATGTTCCTACAG GATTTACTAAAACATACGCCTCCAGGACACGCCGACCGCGTTGCCCTACAGAGGGCTTTGACGAGACTAGAAGCTCTAGCTGACGCTTTAAATGAAAGAAAGCGGGAAGCGGAAAGGACCcag GCATTCCGCGCAGCGTTACGACGGTTAACGCGCGGCGGCGTGACGGGTGCGGGTGGAGCGGGTGGCGCGGCGCGCTTCGGAGCCGCGAGGCTGCTAGCTTCGCGTGCTGACAAGCGACATCTCCTGCGGCAGGACGATTTGACGCAATTG GAATTCAACCAATCAGGCGCCCTATCAAAGTGCAAGCCGCGTCGCCTTCTCCTGCTAAACGATTTAGTCGTGTGCGTGTCAGTCTGCAACAGCGGGGACGACGCGGAACGCCTTGGGCTCAAGTGGGCGCACCCCGTGCAGGATGTCGACGTGCTCGACACGGGGACCTCGCCTACGCTCAGCCGGGTGCTGGCCCAAG GCATGAACCGAAGCGGCAGTCTCCGTTCCAACTCGAGCAGTACCCTGTCGTCTACAGGCGACTCTCTCTGCAACGAGATGTCGACGTTGATGCACGACTATGAAACCGTGTCGCGTATGGCAGATCTCGCCGCTTCTCTTAAGACGCCATACCACGAGCTAGCGCCTGAGATGTTTAGGGCATTGTTACAGAATATACAACAGAGTATACAG AAAAAAGACGACGAGATGGCGTGGGTAGACTCATGCTGTTTACAACTCACTATCCGAGGCCGCGAAGAACCTGTCACGTTCCGCGCACAAGAGCCCGGCGCGCGTCTCGCCTGGGCGACTGAACTACGTTTAGCACAGCTAGCGCAGGCTTCAGCGAATTCCCCTGCTTGGCGGTTACCTGCACCTCAGCATCCACCGGCGCATAAGATGCCGCTGTTTGTGGCTGCTACACCGGTGCACTCTTCCAAGTATCTCACAGAG GTCCGCTGCGGCTGCTTctacacatcatcatcatcaacccgcggcgcatcCATGCGACGGGCTCGTTCACTCCTGTGGATCTGCGCGGCCGGCTCCGCGCCCGACAGCCACGTGGCCGTGCTCACGCACCGCGCCGCCAAGCTCAAGACGCTCGTCACGCTGCAGCTGCTCGACACCAAG GTGACCTCAATGGAATACGCCAAAGGGATCCGTCAAGTGACCACGCTGTGCGGCGACACAGTGTGGCTCGGCACTGACGACAAGAAGATCATCGTCTTCTCCGGCGTCGAGCCCGAGAAACAGGAGAAGCTCGCCGAAGTCAACACCATCGCGCCCGTCACGCAGATCAAGTACCACTGCGACGCGATGTTCGTGGGACTCGCCAACGGGCGGGTGTCCGTCTACCGGAGGAACCACGACGACTCGTGGGCCCTTCAGGAACCGCTAGCTATCGAGCTGGGCGACAAGCCTGTGCACTGCGTGCTGCCGCTAGATGGAATCATTTACGCTTCTTGCGGAAGAAGAGTCTTCGCTATAAACGCCCTAACTGCTGAAATACTACGTATTTTAGAACTTAAAGGTGACAGCGACCGATCTGTAAGGTACTTAGCGCATTCAGGCGTCGGACTATGGACCGCATGCACGGATTCCACGTACGTGAGTCTGTACCACGCCGAAACGTTTGAGCATCTACAGAATATTGACATCGCTGCCGATGTAGCTAAGACGATCGGAGCCAGAGAGGGAAGCAAACCCGCTTACGTTTCCGCTTTGCTCGCTGTTCAAGGACTTTTGTGGGTCGGTACGACCGCAGGAGTTAGCGTCACCGTGCCTCTACCGAAGCTTGAAGGTTTGCCGCTTATCGGCGGACATATCGGAGTGTCGTACCACGCACACGCCGGTCCCGTCAGTTTCCTGCTTCCGCTACTGCCGGAGACGAAAGAAGTGGACGTAAACGTCGTCCGACGGAATCTGTCCAACGCCCGCGCCTACCAGTCCGCCCTCGCCGACAACAACATCCTCCACGAGTACAAAGAGGAGACATCGAAGGAGGACGGCGAAAAACCCAAGCTCGAGAGGCGGATATCGGAGGAGCTGAGTCCGTACAGGCCTCAGCGCGTGCAATCCGCCGTCGTACGTCGCAAGAAGCCCGGCGACGTCCGCCTCAGCAAAACTCTTCCCAAGTGTGCTAATCTGAACGCCTGCGACGTTTACGGTCTATACGGCGATCTCATGTTCGTGAAAGACTGCGCCGGCGAGAGCGACGTCAGCGGGTCCGGCGGCGAGGCGCTCCGGCGGAGCGACCCCGAGCTGGCCGCCATCCCGTTCCGCGTCAGCACCCTCGACCGGCGGCTGCGCATGCGCGCCGGCCGCCCGAGGAGTCTCGACCTGTCCAGCTGGTCCGTGGACTCCCGTGCCTCGAGCCTCTGCACGTCGTCCGGCAGCGAGGAGTCCATGGCGCTGCGCGGCGTGTCGCGGACCAGCTCCGGCGCGTCCGGCGCGGCCGGCCTGGCGCCCGTGGCCGTGTCCACGCCGGACTCCAGCGCCTCCGAGAGGTCCGCGAGCGCGGCCGCACCCGAACGCGCCAACAACAAAACGGCGGCCCGAAGCCTACGCGGTGCCGACTACGTGGTCGGAGAGAGCTCGGCGCGGCGCTCGGTGGTCACGGTGGTGGGCGGGCGAGGGTACGTGGACTGGCGACAGACGGCCGAGGCGGCGGAGCGGCCGACGCCGGCCGCCGAGCCCAACCCCAAGGACGCGCATCTCATCCTGTGGGAGATGCGCTTGTGA
- the LOC125230590 gene encoding rho guanine nucleotide exchange factor 10 isoform X5, with the protein MFCVKLLSDKAEYCMAEYDLEEDLFSCGGEVRGGRVAPPSLAPPPDALTAVQLRRRHVVAAIIHSENSYVATLQRLVNDYKKPLEESSPAILNASKIQTLFHRLPDILQCHLHFRTALADCARTWDRDEKIGEVFLNAFSKAVVLDVYSDFINNFSVAMELAKMESKRKSALADFFKVKQISAHDRLSFFGLMVKPVQRFPQFIMFLQDLLKHTPPGHADRVALQRALTRLEALADALNERKREAERTQAFRAALRRLTRGGVTGAGGAGGAARFGAARLLASRADKRHLLRQDDLTQLEFNQSGALSKCKPRRLLLLNDLVVCVSVCNSGDDAERLGLKWAHPVQDVDVLDTGTSPTLSRVLAQGMNRSGSLRSNSSSTLSSTGDSLCNEMSTLMHDYETVSRMADLAASLKTPYHELAPEMFRALLQNIQQSIQKKDDEMAWVDSCCLQLTIRGREEPVTFRAQEPGARLAWATELRLAQLAQASANSPAWRLPAPQHPPAHKMPLFVAATPVHSSKYLTEVRCGCFYTSSSSTRGASMRRARSLLWICAAGSAPDSHVAVLTHRAAKLKTLVTLQLLDTKVTSMEYAKGIRQVTTLCGDTVWLGTDDKKIIVFSGVEPEKQEKLAEVNTIAPVTQIKYHCDAMFVGLANGRVSVYRRNHDDSWALQEPLAIELGDKPVHCVLPLDGIIYASCGRRVFAINALTAEILRILELKGDSDRSVRYLAHSGVGLWTACTDSTYVSLYHAETFEHLQNIDIAADVAKTIGAREGSKPAYVSALLAVQGLLWVGTTAGVSVTVPLPKLEGLPLIGGHIGVSYHAHAGPVSFLLPLLPETKEVDVNVVRRNLSNARAYQSALADNNILHEYKEETSKEDGEKPKLERRISEELSPYRPQRVQSAVVRRKKPGDVRLSKTLPKCANLNACDVYGLYGDLMFVKDCAGESDVSGSGGEALRRSDPELAAIPFRVSTLDRRLRMRAGRPRSLDLSSWSVDSRASSLCTSSGSEESMALRGVSRTSSGASGAAGLAPVAVSTPDSSASERSASAAAPERANNKTAARSLRGADYVVGESSARRSVVTVVGGRGYVDWRQTAEAAERPTPAAEPNPKDAHLILWEMRL; encoded by the exons ATGTTTTGTGTGAAGCTTCTTAGTGATAAGGCTGAATATTGCATGGCTGAGTATGAC CTCGAAGAAGACCTCTTCTCATGCGGCGGCGAGGTGCGCGGCGGCCGCGTGGCGCCACCGTCGCTCGCGCCGCCGCCGGACGCGCTGACGGCCGTGCAGCTTCGGCGGCGACACGTCGTCGCCGCCATCATACACAGCGAGAACTCGTACGTCGCGACGCTGCAGCGGCTCGTCAAC GACTACAAGAAGCCTCTAGAAGAAAGTAGCCCTGCAATCCTAAACGCGTCAAAAATCCAGACGCTGTTCCACCGACTGCCCGACATACTTCAGTGCCACTTGCACTTCCGCACAGCACTCGCGGACTGCGCGCGGACGTGGGACCGCGATGAAAAAATAG GCGAGGTCTTCCTAAACGCGTTTTCCAAAGCCGTGGTGCTGGACGTGTACTCCGACTTCATAAACAACTTCTCCGTAGCCATGGAGCTAGCCAAGATGGAGTCAAAGCGCAAGAGCGCGCTGGCGGACTTCTTCAAGGTCAAGCAGATCAGCGCGCACGACCGGCTCTCGTTCTTCGGGCTCATGGTTAAGCCGGTGCAGCGGTTCCCGCAGTTTATCATGTTCCTACAG GATTTACTAAAACATACGCCTCCAGGACACGCCGACCGCGTTGCCCTACAGAGGGCTTTGACGAGACTAGAAGCTCTAGCTGACGCTTTAAATGAAAGAAAGCGGGAAGCGGAAAGGACCcag GCATTCCGCGCAGCGTTACGACGGTTAACGCGCGGCGGCGTGACGGGTGCGGGTGGAGCGGGTGGCGCGGCGCGCTTCGGAGCCGCGAGGCTGCTAGCTTCGCGTGCTGACAAGCGACATCTCCTGCGGCAGGACGATTTGACGCAATTG GAATTCAACCAATCAGGCGCCCTATCAAAGTGCAAGCCGCGTCGCCTTCTCCTGCTAAACGATTTAGTCGTGTGCGTGTCAGTCTGCAACAGCGGGGACGACGCGGAACGCCTTGGGCTCAAGTGGGCGCACCCCGTGCAGGATGTCGACGTGCTCGACACGGGGACCTCGCCTACGCTCAGCCGGGTGCTGGCCCAAG GCATGAACCGAAGCGGCAGTCTCCGTTCCAACTCGAGCAGTACCCTGTCGTCTACAGGCGACTCTCTCTGCAACGAGATGTCGACGTTGATGCACGACTATGAAACCGTGTCGCGTATGGCAGATCTCGCCGCTTCTCTTAAGACGCCATACCACGAGCTAGCGCCTGAGATGTTTAGGGCATTGTTACAGAATATACAACAGAGTATACAG AAAAAAGACGACGAGATGGCGTGGGTAGACTCATGCTGTTTACAACTCACTATCCGAGGCCGCGAAGAACCTGTCACGTTCCGCGCACAAGAGCCCGGCGCGCGTCTCGCCTGGGCGACTGAACTACGTTTAGCACAGCTAGCGCAGGCTTCAGCGAATTCCCCTGCTTGGCGGTTACCTGCACCTCAGCATCCACCGGCGCATAAGATGCCGCTGTTTGTGGCTGCTACACCGGTGCACTCTTCCAAGTATCTCACAGAG GTCCGCTGCGGCTGCTTctacacatcatcatcatcaacccgcggcgcatcCATGCGACGGGCTCGTTCACTCCTGTGGATCTGCGCGGCCGGCTCCGCGCCCGACAGCCACGTGGCCGTGCTCACGCACCGCGCCGCCAAGCTCAAGACGCTCGTCACGCTGCAGCTGCTCGACACCAAG GTGACCTCAATGGAATACGCCAAAGGGATCCGTCAAGTGACCACGCTGTGCGGCGACACAGTGTGGCTCGGCACTGACGACAAGAAGATCATCGTCTTCTCCGGCGTCGAGCCCGAGAAACAGGAGAAGCTCGCCGAAGTCAACACCATCGCGCCCGTCACGCAGATCAAGTACCACTGCGACGCGATGTTCGTGGGACTCGCCAACGGGCGGGTGTCCGTCTACCGGAGGAACCACGACGACTCGTGGGCCCTTCAGGAACCGCTAGCTATCGAGCTGGGCGACAAGCCTGTGCACTGCGTGCTGCCGCTAGATGGAATCATTTACGCTTCTTGCGGAAGAAGAGTCTTCGCTATAAACGCCCTAACTGCTGAAATACTACGTATTTTAGAACTTAAAGGTGACAGCGACCGATCTGTAAGGTACTTAGCGCATTCAGGCGTCGGACTATGGACCGCATGCACGGATTCCACGTACGTGAGTCTGTACCACGCCGAAACGTTTGAGCATCTACAGAATATTGACATCGCTGCCGATGTAGCTAAGACGATCGGAGCCAGAGAGGGAAGCAAACCCGCTTACGTTTCCGCTTTGCTCGCTGTTCAAGGACTTTTGTGGGTCGGTACGACCGCAGGAGTTAGCGTCACCGTGCCTCTACCGAAGCTTGAAGGTTTGCCGCTTATCGGCGGACATATCGGAGTGTCGTACCACGCACACGCCGGTCCCGTCAGTTTCCTGCTTCCGCTACTGCCGGAGACGAAAGAAGTGGACGTAAACGTCGTCCGACGGAATCTGTCCAACGCCCGCGCCTACCAGTCCGCCCTCGCCGACAACAACATCCTCCACGAGTACAAAGAGGAGACATCGAAGGAGGACGGCGAAAAACCCAAGCTCGAGAGGCGGATATCGGAGGAGCTGAGTCCGTACAGGCCTCAGCGCGTGCAATCCGCCGTCGTACGTCGCAAGAAGCCCGGCGACGTCCGCCTCAGCAAAACTCTTCCCAAGTGTGCTAATCTGAACGCCTGCGACGTTTACGGTCTATACGGCGATCTCATGTTCGTGAAAGACTGCGCCGGCGAGAGCGACGTCAGCGGGTCCGGCGGCGAGGCGCTCCGGCGGAGCGACCCCGAGCTGGCCGCCATCCCGTTCCGCGTCAGCACCCTCGACCGGCGGCTGCGCATGCGCGCCGGCCGCCCGAGGAGTCTCGACCTGTCCAGCTGGTCCGTGGACTCCCGTGCCTCGAGCCTCTGCACGTCGTCCGGCAGCGAGGAGTCCATGGCGCTGCGCGGCGTGTCGCGGACCAGCTCCGGCGCGTCCGGCGCGGCCGGCCTGGCGCCCGTGGCCGTGTCCACGCCGGACTCCAGCGCCTCCGAGAGGTCCGCGAGCGCGGCCGCACCCGAACGCGCCAACAACAAAACGGCGGCCCGAAGCCTACGCGGTGCCGACTACGTGGTCGGAGAGAGCTCGGCGCGGCGCTCGGTGGTCACGGTGGTGGGCGGGCGAGGGTACGTGGACTGGCGACAGACGGCCGAGGCGGCGGAGCGGCCGACGCCGGCCGCCGAGCCCAACCCCAAGGACGCGCATCTCATCCTGTGGGAGATGCGCTTGTGA